From the Ruania alkalisoli genome, one window contains:
- a CDS encoding RNA polymerase sigma-70 factor gives MSTDLATAAFVAHRNLLFTVAYEMLGSAADAEDVLQEAWLRWARVDLAQVRDQRAYLVRIVTRQSLNRLRTLARRKESYVGAWLPEPLLTTPDVAENAELAESVSMALMLVLETLSPTERAVFVLREVFDVGYDEIAAAVEKTPAAVRQIAHRARQHVEARRPRATVSAREARAALESFQAAVMAGDPQRLLDVLAPDVVYMADGGGVKRAALRPIIGAEKVARLLIGGIATSMAGVVVRPVMVNGGPALAIDVDGEFDGVIAFTVENARIAGMYYVRNPAKLSGVEAEVALAVR, from the coding sequence ATGAGCACCGATCTGGCCACCGCCGCGTTCGTCGCCCACCGCAACCTGTTGTTCACGGTCGCCTACGAGATGCTCGGCTCGGCCGCCGACGCCGAGGACGTGCTCCAGGAGGCATGGTTGCGATGGGCGCGGGTGGACCTGGCGCAGGTGCGGGACCAGCGCGCCTACCTGGTGCGGATCGTCACCCGCCAATCGCTGAACCGGTTGCGCACGCTGGCCCGGCGCAAGGAGTCCTACGTCGGTGCGTGGCTGCCCGAACCACTGCTCACCACCCCGGATGTCGCCGAGAACGCCGAGCTTGCGGAGAGCGTGTCGATGGCCCTGATGCTGGTGCTGGAGACCCTCTCCCCAACCGAGCGCGCCGTCTTCGTGCTCCGGGAGGTCTTCGACGTCGGATACGACGAGATCGCTGCCGCCGTCGAGAAGACACCGGCAGCCGTTCGCCAGATCGCCCACCGGGCGCGGCAGCACGTCGAAGCCCGTCGCCCGCGCGCCACGGTGTCGGCCCGCGAGGCCAGGGCGGCGCTGGAGTCCTTCCAGGCCGCGGTCATGGCGGGCGATCCGCAGCGGCTCCTCGACGTGCTCGCTCCCGACGTGGTGTACATGGCCGATGGCGGTGGCGTGAAGAGGGCCGCGCTGCGCCCGATCATCGGAGCCGAGAAGGTGGCGCGCCTGCTGATCGGAGGGATCGCCACGTCGATGGCGGGAGTCGTGGTGCGTCCTGTGATGGTCAATGGTGGCCCGGCGCTCGCGATCGACGTGGATGGCGAATTCGACGGGGTCATCGCTTTCACGGTTGAGAATGCCCGGATCGCCGGGATGTACTACGTGCGCAATCCCGCCAAACTCTCGGGCGTGGAGGCGGAGGTCGCGCTGGCCGTGCGCTGA
- a CDS encoding NAD(P)/FAD-dependent oxidoreductase — protein sequence MTSTTRVVVLGAGYAGVHAANRLTQREDVTVTLINPYPVFIERIRLHQLAAGTGGAEVTLRDVLAPAVRLRIDTATTINAPDRTLTLASGETMPYDYLVYAVGSTSATLDVPGAADYAYPIASLDEAQRLRAALEATGPTAPVVVVGGGPTGIETATELAEAGRAVTLVCGRELGPSLHRKGRAHVARELTRLGVTVISGTSATVQTAARDAVVLSDGRKLPSAVTIWTAGFAVPGLARRSNLSTDNLGRLLTDETLTSIDDPRIIAAGDAAAPSGVPYRMSCQAAGPLGAHAADTVLRRRTGAEPEEFSLRFVGQCLSLGRSAGIIQLARAGDEAIALHIGGRAGARLKEYVCRATIDQLRKEATTPGSRRWVGDGSRAAQLAAASGAPSGPRRTINR from the coding sequence ATGACATCCACCACTCGCGTCGTCGTCCTCGGCGCCGGCTACGCCGGCGTGCACGCCGCCAACCGGCTCACCCAGCGTGAGGACGTCACCGTCACCCTGATCAACCCGTACCCGGTGTTCATCGAACGTATCCGGCTTCACCAGCTCGCCGCCGGAACCGGCGGCGCCGAGGTCACCCTCCGGGACGTCCTCGCCCCGGCCGTCCGCCTCCGCATCGACACCGCTACCACCATCAACGCACCTGATCGGACCCTCACCCTCGCCTCCGGTGAGACCATGCCGTACGACTACCTGGTCTACGCCGTCGGCAGCACCAGCGCCACACTCGACGTTCCTGGTGCCGCCGACTACGCCTACCCGATCGCCAGCCTGGACGAGGCGCAACGGCTGCGTGCCGCACTGGAGGCCACCGGGCCAACGGCACCCGTCGTCGTCGTGGGCGGCGGGCCCACCGGCATCGAGACCGCCACCGAACTCGCTGAGGCAGGCCGGGCCGTCACCCTGGTCTGCGGCCGTGAGCTCGGCCCCTCGCTGCATCGCAAGGGCCGCGCCCACGTGGCTCGTGAGCTGACACGCCTGGGCGTCACCGTGATCAGTGGCACCAGCGCCACCGTCCAGACCGCGGCGAGGGACGCCGTCGTGCTCTCCGACGGACGGAAGCTGCCCAGCGCGGTGACCATCTGGACGGCGGGATTCGCGGTACCCGGCCTCGCCCGCCGCAGCAACCTGAGCACCGACAACCTCGGCCGGTTGCTCACCGACGAGACCCTCACCAGCATCGACGACCCGCGCATCATCGCCGCCGGTGACGCTGCCGCCCCCTCCGGTGTGCCCTATCGGATGAGCTGCCAGGCCGCGGGGCCGCTCGGCGCGCACGCTGCCGACACGGTGCTGCGCCGACGCACCGGCGCCGAACCCGAGGAGTTCTCCCTGCGGTTCGTCGGCCAGTGCCTCAGTCTCGGCCGCAGCGCCGGGATCATCCAGCTCGCGCGCGCCGGAGACGAGGCCATCGCCCTGCACATCGGAGGGCGCGCCGGTGCCAGGCTCAAGGAATACGTCTGCCGGGCCACCATCGACCAGCTCCGCAAGGAAGCGACCACCCCGGGCTCGCGCCGGTGGGTGGGCGACGGGAGCCGGGCCGCCCAGCTCGCAGCCGCCTCTGGCGCACCGAGCGGCCCTCGGAGGACGATCAACCGATGA
- a CDS encoding zinc-binding dehydrogenase, whose product MRAVRIHGTQDMRLEDVAAPEPGAGQVAIRPAYVGICGSDLHYFSDGAAGIFRIVDPLIPGHEMSGTIESDPAGRLDPGTPVTVHPSTWGPPSEGPRHTWPGGTFLGSASTSPHTQGAMAERLIVAADQVRPLPTGLSLRTAALVEPLAVALHALSVVPEGGRVLVSGSGPIGLLTAAAARAQGAEVWCADVRSGPLERARALGAHEVVDVSGTALPESTFDVVLECAGLPQTLHALLLACRRGGTLVQVGNVPNEDRPVNLAPIVSKEIALRGVFRYDTEIDQAIAMLTENPQIAAVITHEFPLADVHEAFAMAADSQESGKVIVRVSGA is encoded by the coding sequence ATGCGAGCGGTACGGATCCACGGCACACAGGACATGCGGCTCGAGGACGTGGCGGCACCCGAGCCCGGTGCGGGCCAGGTTGCCATCCGGCCGGCTTACGTCGGGATCTGCGGCTCCGACCTGCACTACTTCTCCGACGGCGCGGCGGGGATCTTCCGCATCGTCGATCCCCTGATCCCCGGGCACGAGATGTCCGGAACCATCGAGTCCGACCCGGCTGGGCGACTCGACCCCGGCACCCCGGTGACGGTCCATCCCTCCACGTGGGGGCCGCCGTCGGAAGGGCCACGGCACACCTGGCCGGGAGGAACGTTCCTGGGCAGCGCCTCCACCTCCCCTCATACGCAGGGGGCGATGGCGGAACGGTTGATCGTGGCGGCGGACCAGGTGCGCCCGCTGCCCACAGGACTGTCGTTGCGTACCGCGGCGCTGGTCGAGCCCCTGGCGGTCGCGCTGCATGCACTCTCGGTTGTGCCGGAGGGAGGCCGGGTGCTGGTGTCAGGGTCCGGGCCGATCGGGCTGCTCACCGCGGCGGCAGCCCGTGCCCAGGGCGCCGAGGTGTGGTGCGCCGATGTGCGTTCGGGGCCGCTCGAGCGTGCCCGCGCGCTGGGCGCCCACGAGGTGGTCGATGTGTCCGGGACGGCGCTGCCCGAGTCCACCTTCGACGTGGTCTTGGAGTGCGCTGGGCTCCCGCAGACCCTGCACGCACTGCTGCTGGCATGCCGGCGCGGTGGCACGCTCGTACAGGTGGGGAACGTGCCGAACGAGGACCGACCTGTGAATCTCGCGCCCATCGTGTCCAAGGAGATCGCCCTGCGCGGGGTGTTCCGCTACGACACCGAGATCGATCAGGCCATCGCGATGCTCACCGAGAACCCGCAGATCGCGGCCGTGATCACGCATGAGTTCCCGCTCGCCGACGTGCACGAGGCATTCGCCATGGCCGCGGACTCGCAGGAGTCGGGGAAGGTGATCGTGCGGGTGAGCGGCGCCTGA
- a CDS encoding DUF6194 family protein yields the protein MSITEIATFVGSLPGVLTLRPTPGDGTPELAWGDLFFYYAPDGVLPPGQPFATVIVKDYPDEPPSGLGAGVFRVNVDAGRRGQEPPADPSVRDQVMPHPAYARLGWVCVAQPGPASSAELEALLREAHAAARRRWERRRE from the coding sequence ATGTCTATCACCGAAATCGCCACGTTCGTCGGGTCTCTGCCAGGAGTCCTCACCCTTCGCCCCACGCCGGGTGACGGTACCCCCGAGCTCGCCTGGGGTGACCTGTTCTTCTACTACGCCCCCGACGGCGTCCTCCCACCCGGCCAGCCCTTCGCCACCGTGATCGTCAAGGACTATCCGGACGAGCCGCCGTCGGGGTTGGGCGCCGGAGTGTTCCGTGTGAACGTGGATGCCGGACGCCGCGGGCAGGAACCGCCGGCGGATCCCAGCGTGCGGGACCAGGTCATGCCTCACCCGGCCTATGCCCGCCTCGGCTGGGTGTGCGTGGCGCAGCCCGGGCCGGCCTCCTCGGCCGAGCTGGAGGCCCTGTTGCGAGAGGCACACGCGGCGGCGCGGCGCCGGTGGGAACGCCGTCGGGAGTGA
- a CDS encoding MerR family transcriptional regulator, whose protein sequence is MRTGELARRAGCSVQQVRVLAAAGVLPPVPRTGSGYRVFGQSHLRHLRAYQALALAIGPVAAREVMCADGVDAMVALLDAAHAGLDRERREVRLAREAAVAIRGEPVSGGEAMSIGELALALGIRPSTLRHWESEGLVRPDRDRRGYRRYSPAAVRDARLAHQLRQAGYRIEAMRELLPRLLRSDAAAVLDARERDIAQRSRELFAATGLLAEAIEAG, encoded by the coding sequence GTGCGCACAGGTGAGCTGGCACGCCGGGCGGGATGCTCGGTGCAGCAGGTTCGTGTGCTCGCCGCGGCCGGGGTGCTACCGCCGGTTCCTCGGACCGGTTCGGGGTACCGGGTGTTCGGCCAGTCGCACCTGCGCCACCTGCGTGCCTACCAAGCTCTCGCCCTGGCGATCGGGCCCGTGGCTGCACGAGAGGTGATGTGTGCCGATGGGGTCGATGCGATGGTCGCCTTGCTCGATGCCGCTCATGCCGGGCTGGATCGCGAGCGCCGTGAGGTGCGTCTAGCGCGTGAGGCGGCGGTGGCGATCCGAGGTGAACCGGTCAGCGGCGGTGAGGCGATGTCGATCGGGGAACTGGCGCTCGCGCTGGGTATCCGACCCTCGACCCTGAGGCACTGGGAGTCGGAGGGACTGGTGAGGCCGGATCGTGACCGGCGCGGCTACCGCCGGTATTCGCCGGCAGCCGTACGGGACGCCAGGCTGGCGCACCAGTTGCGCCAGGCGGGCTACCGGATCGAGGCGATGCGGGAGCTGCTGCCGCGATTGCTGCGCTCGGATGCGGCCGCCGTGCTGGATGCGCGTGAACGGGACATCGCACAACGTTCACGGGAGTTGTTCGCAGCGACGGGATTGCTGGCCGAGGCGATCGAGGCTGGTTGA
- the dnaB gene encoding replicative DNA helicase: MTEAPESFERTPPQDVAAEQSVIGGMLLSKDAIADVVEVLRGSDFYRPAHEAIYDAILDLYGRGEPADAVTVSAELTKRGELSRIGGAPYLHTLLSSVPTAANAGYYARIVREQAVLRRLVDAGTRIVQLGYATDGGDVDDLVNTAQAEIYAVTERRTSEDYVPLKDVINSTMEEIDAASHRGEGMIGVPTGFADLDALTNGLHAGQMIVVAARPAMGKALALDTPLPTPRGWTTMGDVAVGDDLIAADGTPTRVVAATDVMIDRPCYEVTFDDGTTIVADAQHEWLTDTRASRRSAQAAASGYNGHRTQRTCAEVRTTEDIAATLRCTTADRRLNHSVKNAESLDLPNAQLSLDPYLLGVWLGDGHSAGARYTSDDPEIAMRIEARGYDVNRGAGRTYSLHLPVPEVAARECVVCGASFVPATSQVKTCGRSCGGRAKGMGGGLNIVPTCPDCGGQSSGLRQCAQCRDDHGTVVGLLRGLDVLNNKHIPAVYLRASESQRRDLLAGLLDTDGTVSPTGAVQFTVTNERLALDVRELVHSLGYRTGFTQRPVSGRSVASSTAYTLTFTTADDVFWLERKRLAHKERATRATPRRTQRIITAVRQVQSVPVRCVQIDHPSHLYLASRSMVPTHNSTLGLDIARAASIKNGLTSVIFSLEMSRNEITMRMLSAESQVPLQNMRKGNMRDEDWTRLARTMGKVSEAPLYIDDSPNMSLMEIRAKCRRLKQRNDLKLVIIDYLQLMSSGKRVESRQQEVSEFSRAIKLLAKELEVPVIAISQLNRGSEQRTDKKPQVSDLRESGSIEQDADMVILLHRDDMYEKESPRAGEADVIVAKHRNGPTDTIVVAFQGHYARFVDMAQ; encoded by the coding sequence ATGACCGAGGCTCCCGAGAGCTTCGAGCGCACCCCGCCGCAGGACGTCGCGGCTGAGCAGTCGGTCATCGGCGGCATGCTGCTGTCCAAAGACGCCATCGCGGACGTCGTGGAGGTGCTGCGCGGGAGCGACTTCTATCGGCCCGCACATGAGGCGATCTACGACGCCATCCTCGACCTGTACGGCCGCGGGGAACCGGCCGACGCGGTGACGGTGTCGGCAGAGCTGACCAAGCGGGGAGAACTCAGCCGGATCGGCGGCGCCCCCTATCTGCACACGTTGCTCTCCTCGGTACCCACGGCCGCCAACGCCGGCTATTACGCGCGTATCGTGCGGGAGCAGGCGGTGCTGCGCCGACTGGTGGATGCCGGCACCCGGATCGTGCAGCTCGGCTACGCCACCGACGGCGGTGACGTGGACGATCTGGTCAACACCGCCCAGGCGGAGATCTACGCCGTCACCGAGCGGCGCACCTCTGAGGACTACGTGCCGCTCAAGGACGTCATCAACTCCACGATGGAGGAGATCGACGCTGCCTCCCACCGTGGGGAGGGCATGATCGGTGTGCCGACCGGGTTCGCGGATCTGGATGCGCTGACGAACGGTCTGCACGCCGGGCAGATGATCGTCGTGGCGGCCAGGCCGGCGATGGGGAAGGCCCTCGCGCTCGATACTCCGCTGCCCACACCGCGCGGTTGGACCACGATGGGCGACGTCGCGGTCGGAGACGATCTGATCGCAGCCGACGGCACCCCCACCCGTGTGGTGGCGGCTACCGATGTGATGATCGACCGGCCGTGTTACGAGGTCACCTTCGACGACGGGACGACGATCGTCGCCGATGCGCAGCACGAGTGGCTGACGGACACACGGGCGTCGCGAAGGTCGGCACAGGCTGCTGCTTCGGGCTACAACGGACACCGCACTCAGCGGACGTGTGCTGAGGTGCGCACCACCGAGGACATTGCAGCGACGCTGCGATGCACGACCGCCGATCGCCGGCTCAACCACAGCGTGAAGAATGCCGAATCGCTGGATCTGCCGAATGCTCAGTTGTCGCTAGACCCGTACTTGCTTGGGGTCTGGCTCGGTGACGGCCACAGCGCTGGTGCACGATACACGTCGGACGACCCCGAGATCGCGATGCGGATCGAAGCCCGTGGGTACGACGTGAACCGCGGAGCGGGACGGACGTACTCTCTGCATCTTCCGGTACCAGAGGTCGCGGCACGCGAATGCGTGGTCTGCGGAGCCTCCTTCGTTCCTGCAACCTCGCAGGTGAAGACGTGCGGGCGGTCTTGCGGAGGGCGAGCGAAGGGTATGGGCGGTGGCCTGAACATTGTGCCCACGTGTCCGGACTGTGGTGGGCAGAGTAGCGGATTGCGTCAATGCGCGCAGTGTCGCGACGATCACGGAACAGTTGTTGGTCTCTTGCGCGGACTGGATGTGCTGAACAACAAGCACATCCCGGCGGTCTACCTTCGAGCCAGCGAGTCGCAGCGACGGGACCTTCTGGCCGGACTGCTGGATACTGATGGCACGGTCTCACCCACTGGGGCGGTGCAGTTCACGGTGACGAATGAGCGGCTTGCCCTTGACGTTCGTGAGTTGGTCCACTCTCTCGGATATCGGACCGGCTTCACGCAGAGGCCGGTGTCGGGTCGGTCTGTTGCCTCAAGCACTGCATACACGTTGACCTTCACAACTGCGGACGACGTGTTTTGGCTCGAGCGAAAGCGTCTCGCACACAAGGAGCGTGCAACACGCGCCACTCCGCGACGGACGCAACGAATTATCACTGCTGTGCGCCAGGTGCAGTCCGTCCCAGTTCGATGCGTGCAGATCGACCACCCGAGCCACCTGTACCTCGCCTCTCGTTCGATGGTGCCGACCCACAACTCCACCCTGGGACTGGACATTGCCCGCGCTGCCTCGATCAAGAACGGGCTGACGTCGGTCATCTTCTCCCTGGAGATGAGCCGCAACGAGATCACCATGCGTATGCTCTCCGCCGAGTCGCAGGTGCCGCTGCAGAACATGCGCAAGGGCAATATGCGCGACGAGGACTGGACGCGGCTGGCGCGCACGATGGGCAAGGTGTCCGAAGCGCCGTTGTACATCGATGACAGCCCGAACATGTCCCTGATGGAGATCCGGGCGAAGTGCCGCCGGCTCAAGCAGCGCAACGACCTCAAGCTCGTGATCATCGACTACCTGCAGCTGATGAGCTCAGGCAAGCGAGTCGAGTCCCGCCAGCAGGAAGTCTCCGAGTTCTCGCGTGCGATCAAGCTACTCGCGAAGGAGCTTGAGGTGCCGGTGATCGCGATCTCGCAGCTCAACCGTGGCTCCGAGCAGCGCACGGACAAGAAGCCGCAGGTGAGTGACCTTCGCGAATCGGGCAGCATCGAGCAAGATGCCGACATGGTGATCCTGCTCCACCGCGACGACATGTACGAGAAGGAGTCACCGCGTGCCGGCGAGGCGGACGTGATCGTGGCCAAGCACCGTAACGGTCCCACCGACACGATCGTCGTGGCATTCCAGGGGCACTATGCGCGGTTCGTGGACATGGCCCAGTAG
- a CDS encoding MATE family efflux transporter, whose translation MDDTPDAQARPAGRVLDRRILDLALPALGALVAEPLFVLVDSAVVGRLGTSELAGLTLASTLLVTTVALFIFLAYATTGAVARRLGAGDEKGALAVGMDGIWLALGLGALVLIIGYAAADPVVHAMGASEEVAPHALAYLRTSLPGIPGMLVVLAATGALRGLQDTRTPLRVAVAGAIVNAAGSVLLVHGVGMGIAGSGLATASVQIAMALTLMWVVLRAARTRGVSLRPEPRGILANGRAGLPLLIRTLTLRAAVLLTVATATSLGDVPLAAHQIVNSVWMLAAFVLDALAIAAQALVGHGLGARRPAEVRAVVRRCLQWGTLAGIGVGALIALLGGFLTPLFTSDPAVQHAAHLGLIVIGVLMPVAAWPFVLDGVLMGAGDGVYLAWAGGLALISYLPLLGAVARWAPEGALGLMWLWVAFAGGFLGARALTTWLRSRGSRWMVLGV comes from the coding sequence GTGGACGACACGCCGGATGCCCAGGCGCGACCCGCCGGTCGAGTGCTCGACCGCCGCATCCTCGACCTCGCCCTCCCCGCTCTGGGTGCCCTCGTCGCCGAGCCACTCTTCGTCCTCGTGGACTCCGCGGTAGTAGGCCGGCTCGGCACCTCCGAGCTCGCCGGCCTCACCCTGGCCTCCACACTGCTGGTCACCACGGTGGCTCTGTTCATCTTCCTCGCCTACGCCACCACCGGCGCAGTAGCCCGGCGCCTGGGCGCCGGCGACGAGAAGGGGGCCCTCGCCGTCGGGATGGACGGCATCTGGCTCGCGCTCGGACTGGGCGCGCTGGTGCTGATCATCGGCTACGCGGCGGCCGACCCGGTCGTGCACGCGATGGGTGCTTCCGAGGAGGTCGCTCCGCACGCACTGGCCTACCTGCGCACCAGTCTTCCGGGCATCCCTGGAATGCTCGTCGTGCTCGCGGCCACCGGGGCGCTCCGGGGGCTGCAGGACACCCGCACGCCACTACGGGTCGCCGTCGCCGGTGCGATCGTCAACGCGGCCGGCTCCGTGCTGCTCGTACACGGCGTGGGAATGGGGATCGCCGGGTCCGGTCTGGCGACCGCGTCCGTCCAGATCGCCATGGCGCTCACCTTGATGTGGGTGGTCCTCCGGGCGGCACGCACCCGCGGCGTCTCCCTCCGCCCGGAACCCCGTGGCATCCTCGCCAACGGCCGCGCCGGGTTGCCGCTACTGATCCGCACGCTCACGCTGCGGGCGGCGGTCCTGCTCACCGTGGCCACGGCCACCTCCTTGGGCGACGTACCGCTCGCTGCCCACCAGATCGTGAACTCCGTCTGGATGCTGGCTGCGTTCGTCCTGGACGCCCTCGCGATCGCTGCCCAGGCGCTGGTGGGCCACGGGCTCGGTGCGCGTCGCCCTGCGGAGGTGAGGGCCGTCGTCCGGCGCTGCCTGCAATGGGGCACACTCGCCGGCATCGGGGTCGGGGCACTCATCGCACTCCTCGGCGGATTCCTCACGCCCCTGTTCACCTCCGACCCTGCCGTGCAGCACGCCGCCCACCTGGGGCTGATTGTCATCGGAGTCCTCATGCCCGTGGCCGCCTGGCCGTTCGTGCTCGACGGGGTCCTCATGGGGGCAGGGGACGGTGTGTATCTGGCCTGGGCGGGCGGCCTGGCGCTGATCTCCTACCTTCCACTGCTCGGCGCCGTCGCACGGTG